A genomic segment from Chitinophaga flava encodes:
- the mutY gene encoding A/G-specific adenine glycosylase: MADSRLFFTEKLLEWNQLSNTRTMPWKGEKDPYRIWLSEIILQQTRVEQGLPYYEKFIKNYPNAKKLAAAPEEEVFRLWQGLGYYARCKNMLAAAREIATTYNGKFPGEYEQIKALKGIGTYTAAAIASFGFQLPYAVLDGNVFRVLSRYFGIETPIDTTAGKKQFGDLAQELLPANQSAAYNQSIMDFGAVVCKPQQPACGTCPLNRKCQARQQQLVDVLPVKSKKLQIKKRYFNHLLIELKDNIYIRKRTEKDIWQNLHEFILIETSEAVELDELRQQEAFRELFKDVPFTVVNVSAPVKQQLTHQTIHSRFFTLEIKQPLPLPDHLLVSRKKLDNYAFPKTITDFLHSKRLQLF, encoded by the coding sequence ATGGCCGATTCCCGACTTTTTTTTACAGAAAAATTATTGGAGTGGAACCAGCTCAGCAATACCCGGACCATGCCCTGGAAGGGCGAAAAGGACCCCTATCGCATATGGCTATCCGAAATTATTTTGCAGCAAACCCGCGTGGAGCAAGGATTGCCGTACTATGAGAAATTTATTAAAAACTACCCCAACGCCAAAAAGCTCGCAGCAGCACCGGAAGAAGAGGTATTCCGACTCTGGCAGGGACTGGGTTATTATGCCCGTTGCAAAAACATGCTCGCCGCCGCCCGGGAAATAGCCACTACCTATAACGGCAAATTCCCCGGAGAATACGAGCAGATCAAAGCCCTTAAAGGCATCGGCACCTATACCGCCGCCGCCATCGCCTCCTTCGGCTTTCAGCTCCCCTACGCGGTGCTGGACGGTAACGTGTTCCGGGTACTCTCCCGCTACTTCGGCATCGAAACTCCGATTGATACCACCGCCGGCAAAAAACAGTTCGGCGATCTCGCCCAGGAATTACTCCCGGCCAACCAGTCTGCCGCCTACAACCAAAGCATCATGGACTTTGGCGCCGTAGTCTGCAAACCGCAACAGCCCGCCTGTGGTACCTGTCCGCTTAACAGAAAGTGCCAGGCCAGACAGCAACAGCTCGTGGACGTACTCCCCGTAAAATCAAAAAAACTACAGATCAAAAAACGTTATTTCAACCACCTCCTGATAGAACTGAAAGACAATATCTATATCCGGAAACGGACCGAAAAAGATATCTGGCAAAATCTGCACGAATTTATCCTGATCGAAACTTCAGAGGCGGTAGAGCTCGACGAGCTCCGGCAACAGGAGGCTTTCCGGGAGTTGTTTAAAGATGTTCCCTTTACAGTGGTGAACGTTTCTGCTCCGGTCAAACAGCAACTCACCCACCAAACCATACACAGCCGCTTTTTCACCCTGGAAATCAAGCAGCCCCTCCCGTTACCCGACCATCTGCTCGTTTCCCGTAAAAAGCTGGACAATTACGCTTTTCCAAAAACAATTACTGATTTTCTTCACAGCAAAAGACTGCAATTATTCTGA
- the gldE gene encoding gliding motility-associated protein GldE: MLQVNAPIATPNMVVFLLVIFVLLLLTFIVSGAEVAFFSLNYKDLNVLKTRQNTSGKLITKLLEKPKSLLASLQIAGILLMIAFIMITNYLITQMEDLQTLPVVSFVVRIAFICLVLLFFGQILPRVWAAQNNIRFATYFAWFVSLIHATLEPVSDFFVSISGSVEARLFHRGAGPVNYHEIDEAIEMSVDPTASQEEKNILKGILKFGNITVKQIMRGRLDVNGIEYDSTFDEVVKHVADLHYSRLPVYKGNLDSIVGVIHTKDLLQHLDKGNKFDWHEVMRQPFFVHGHKLIEDLLSEFQSRRMHFAVVVDEFGGTSGIVTLEDIMEEVIGDIKDEFDEEEFNYSKLDNFTYVFEGKTMLNDVCRIMNIPPETFETVKGESDSLGGLILELAGKFPEENSVINYSNYDFTVLEVTKMRIQKVQVTIRPDASEEA; encoded by the coding sequence TTGTTACAAGTAAATGCACCTATTGCTACACCTAATATGGTTGTGTTTTTACTTGTCATTTTTGTATTACTGCTGCTTACCTTCATCGTTTCCGGCGCAGAAGTAGCCTTCTTTTCCTTGAACTACAAGGACCTGAATGTGCTCAAAACACGGCAGAACACCTCCGGCAAGCTCATCACCAAGCTGCTGGAAAAGCCTAAATCACTTCTCGCCTCCCTGCAGATAGCAGGCATCCTGCTCATGATAGCATTTATCATGATTACCAACTATCTGATCACCCAGATGGAAGACCTGCAGACCCTGCCGGTAGTGTCCTTTGTGGTGCGCATTGCCTTCATCTGCCTCGTACTGCTGTTCTTCGGCCAGATACTCCCCCGGGTATGGGCCGCACAGAATAATATCCGTTTCGCCACTTACTTCGCGTGGTTCGTCAGCCTGATCCATGCTACGTTGGAGCCTGTCAGCGATTTCTTCGTAAGCATCAGCGGCAGCGTTGAAGCACGCCTGTTCCACCGCGGAGCCGGCCCGGTCAACTACCACGAAATTGACGAAGCCATCGAAATGAGCGTAGACCCTACCGCCTCCCAGGAAGAAAAAAACATCCTGAAAGGCATCCTCAAATTTGGCAATATCACCGTCAAACAAATTATGCGTGGACGCCTCGACGTAAACGGTATCGAATATGACAGCACCTTCGATGAAGTAGTGAAACACGTGGCCGACCTCCACTACTCCAGGCTGCCGGTTTATAAAGGCAACCTCGACAGCATCGTAGGCGTTATCCACACCAAAGATCTGCTCCAGCACCTTGATAAAGGCAATAAATTCGACTGGCACGAAGTCATGCGCCAGCCTTTCTTTGTACATGGTCACAAACTGATCGAAGACCTGCTCTCAGAATTCCAGAGCAGACGCATGCACTTTGCCGTGGTAGTCGACGAGTTTGGCGGCACCTCCGGTATCGTAACCCTCGAAGATATCATGGAAGAAGTTATCGGAGACATCAAAGATGAGTTCGATGAAGAAGAATTCAACTATAGCAAGTTGGACAACTTCACCTACGTTTTTGAAGGGAAAACCATGCTCAACGACGTTTGCCGTATCATGAACATACCACCGGAAACATTTGAAACGGTAAAAGGAGAAAGCGACTCCCTCGGCGGCCTCATCCTCGAACTCGCCGGAAAATTTCCTGAAGAAAACAGCGTTATCAATTATAGCAACTATGATTTTACTGTACTGGAAGTCACCAAAATGCGCATCCAGAAAGTACAGGTAACCATCCGGCCGGATGCTTCCGAAGAAGCCTAA
- a CDS encoding HU family DNA-binding protein: MRKADLINNIAEKTGIPKVDVLVTLEAMFKEVKEALANGEHIYIRGFGSFITKKRAAKIGRNIKKNVAVEIPEHFIPAFKPSKEFVAEVKKLKSS, encoded by the coding sequence ATGAGAAAAGCTGATTTAATAAACAACATTGCTGAAAAAACCGGCATCCCCAAAGTAGATGTGTTAGTTACACTGGAGGCTATGTTTAAAGAGGTGAAAGAAGCCCTGGCCAACGGTGAGCACATTTACATCCGTGGGTTTGGCAGTTTTATCACCAAGAAAAGAGCCGCCAAGATAGGCCGTAACATCAAGAAGAACGTGGCTGTGGAGATCCCGGAGCATTTTATTCCGGCGTTCAAACCATCGAAAGAATTTGTTGCTGAGGTAAAGAAGCTTAAAAGTTCTTAG
- a CDS encoding Rne/Rng family ribonuclease, with amino-acid sequence MNKELIINAAPTGVEIALLEDKKLVELHHESGNPNFAVGDLYLGKVKKLIPGLNAAFVDVGFEKDAFLHYTDLSPYIRSILKFTATALSDKTPEGFDFTKFKNEPEIVKTGKITDVLGGKPNILVQILKEPISSKGPRLSCEISLPGRFIVLTPFNDIVAVSKKIHSSEERKRLQKIVEAIKPPNFGVIVRTAAEGKKTAELHEDLTTLVQTWKNIQSNLNGAQAPQKILSEQTKTTSILRDLLNESFNRIVINDKNIYTDTKTYIQKIAPEKQDIVNYYNNGSPIFDNFGITRQVKASFGKTVNLDSGVYLIIEATEALHVIDVNSGYKSSSNNQEQNALASNLEAAAEIARQLRLRDLGGIIIIDFIDMKLPENKKTVFEAMEKFMSQDRAKHTILPISKFGLMQITRQRVKPEITISVAEDCPTCKGTGKIGASMLILEDIEKNLQYLLNHQHKGLTIRIHPIMHAYLTKGFLTSKQWKWYFQYKKWIKLKADSNYHLTEYRFFDANDEEIKL; translated from the coding sequence TTGAATAAGGAACTTATTATAAATGCGGCTCCCACAGGGGTGGAAATTGCGTTACTGGAAGATAAAAAGTTAGTAGAACTGCACCACGAAAGCGGTAATCCTAACTTCGCAGTAGGCGATTTATACCTGGGTAAAGTAAAAAAGCTGATACCCGGCTTAAATGCTGCATTTGTGGACGTAGGCTTCGAGAAGGATGCCTTTTTACATTATACGGATCTCAGCCCCTATATCCGTTCTATTCTTAAATTTACTGCAACTGCCCTCAGCGATAAAACCCCTGAAGGATTTGATTTCACTAAGTTTAAAAATGAACCGGAAATAGTTAAGACCGGTAAAATTACAGACGTACTGGGCGGTAAACCCAATATCCTCGTACAGATTCTGAAAGAACCCATTTCCTCCAAAGGCCCACGCCTGAGCTGCGAAATCTCTCTTCCCGGAAGATTCATCGTGTTAACACCCTTTAACGATATTGTTGCCGTTTCCAAAAAAATCCATTCTTCCGAAGAAAGAAAAAGACTGCAGAAAATCGTGGAAGCGATCAAACCGCCTAACTTCGGTGTGATCGTTAGAACCGCTGCGGAAGGAAAGAAAACTGCAGAACTGCACGAAGACCTGACCACCCTCGTTCAAACCTGGAAAAATATCCAGTCCAACCTGAACGGTGCCCAGGCCCCGCAGAAAATACTGAGTGAACAAACAAAAACCACCAGTATCCTCCGCGATCTGCTCAATGAAAGTTTTAACCGGATCGTGATCAACGATAAAAATATCTACACGGATACCAAAACTTATATCCAGAAGATCGCACCGGAAAAGCAGGATATCGTTAACTACTATAACAACGGCTCTCCTATCTTCGATAACTTCGGCATCACCCGCCAGGTAAAGGCTTCCTTCGGGAAAACCGTCAACCTCGACAGCGGCGTCTACCTCATTATCGAAGCTACTGAAGCATTACATGTCATAGACGTCAACAGTGGCTATAAAAGCTCCAGCAACAACCAGGAACAGAATGCTCTCGCCTCCAACCTGGAAGCTGCCGCAGAAATAGCCCGCCAGCTGCGCTTGCGCGATCTCGGCGGTATCATCATCATCGATTTTATCGATATGAAACTGCCGGAAAACAAAAAGACCGTATTTGAAGCCATGGAGAAATTCATGTCACAGGACAGGGCCAAACATACCATCCTGCCCATCTCCAAATTCGGCCTGATGCAGATCACCCGCCAGCGCGTAAAACCGGAAATCACCATCTCAGTAGCCGAAGATTGTCCTACCTGCAAAGGAACCGGCAAAATCGGAGCATCCATGCTTATACTGGAAGATATCGAGAAAAATCTGCAGTACCTCCTGAACCACCAACATAAAGGTCTTACCATCCGGATACACCCAATCATGCACGCGTATCTGACCAAAGGTTTCCTGACATCCAAACAATGGAAATGGTACTTCCAATACAAAAAATGGATCAAACTCAAAGCTGACTCCAACTATCATCTTACTGAATATCGTTTCTTCGACGCTAATGATGAAGAGATTAAATTATAA
- a CDS encoding LutB/LldF family L-lactate oxidation iron-sulfur protein, which produces MHQTASSFLEASEKKALDLGHRQTINFNIGKYNTAVKAGKQQFADLAIARERAKNIKWRAIEHLDNHLEEFEMNFTKRGGKVIWAETAEQVQQEILAICQAKQCKSIVKSKSMATEEVHLNDFLAQHNIECVETDLGEYIQQLDGEPPYHIVTPAMHKSKEDVARLFAEKLGTAPDLTPEQLTLVAREKLRQKYLEAEIGITGANFIISDTGSVAVTENEGNARLSTAFPKTHIVLVGIEKVLPSVADLALFWPLLATYGTGQKVTAYNSIFSGPRQEGEIDGPEEMYVILMDNGRTNILKDTTARESLYCIRCGSCLNACPVYKNIGGHSYATTYSGPIGSVITPHLKGMDDYVHLSFASSLCGNCTEVCPVRINLHELLLHNRQKAVEENHTSGGEKFAWFAWKQGCTSRKMMNMASGKMKNFLLRKFFAKSWGDNRELPVFAAKSFNQQWKERKG; this is translated from the coding sequence ATGCATCAAACAGCCTCCTCTTTTCTCGAAGCGAGTGAAAAAAAAGCGTTAGACCTTGGTCACCGCCAGACGATCAACTTCAACATAGGAAAATATAATACCGCTGTGAAAGCCGGTAAACAACAGTTTGCCGATCTCGCCATAGCACGTGAAAGAGCCAAAAATATAAAGTGGAGAGCGATCGAACATCTCGACAACCACCTCGAAGAGTTTGAGATGAACTTCACTAAACGTGGCGGAAAAGTTATCTGGGCTGAAACAGCCGAACAGGTGCAACAGGAAATTCTCGCCATCTGTCAGGCCAAACAATGCAAAAGCATCGTCAAAAGTAAGTCCATGGCCACCGAAGAAGTACATCTGAACGACTTCCTGGCACAGCATAACATCGAGTGTGTAGAAACAGATCTCGGTGAATATATACAGCAACTCGACGGAGAACCACCCTACCACATTGTAACACCCGCCATGCATAAAAGCAAGGAAGATGTGGCACGACTCTTTGCTGAAAAACTGGGCACGGCACCCGACCTTACTCCTGAACAGCTCACACTCGTTGCCCGGGAAAAACTAAGACAAAAATACCTGGAAGCAGAAATAGGCATCACCGGCGCCAACTTCATCATCTCTGATACCGGCTCTGTAGCGGTTACTGAGAATGAAGGTAATGCCCGCCTCAGCACCGCTTTTCCTAAAACACATATTGTACTGGTAGGCATCGAAAAGGTACTGCCTTCTGTGGCTGATCTGGCTCTCTTCTGGCCACTGCTGGCCACTTATGGCACCGGACAGAAAGTGACCGCCTACAACTCCATCTTCAGCGGCCCACGCCAGGAAGGAGAAATCGATGGCCCGGAAGAAATGTATGTGATCCTGATGGACAACGGCCGGACCAATATCCTGAAAGATACTACTGCCCGCGAAAGTCTTTACTGCATCCGTTGCGGCTCTTGTCTCAACGCCTGCCCTGTATATAAAAATATTGGCGGCCACAGTTACGCCACTACCTACAGCGGCCCTATTGGCTCTGTCATCACCCCTCATCTGAAAGGGATGGACGACTATGTCCACCTCAGCTTTGCTTCTTCTCTCTGTGGTAACTGTACAGAAGTATGTCCTGTGCGTATCAATCTGCATGAGCTGTTGCTTCATAACAGACAAAAGGCCGTAGAAGAAAATCATACTTCCGGTGGAGAAAAATTTGCCTGGTTTGCCTGGAAACAGGGCTGTACCAGCCGCAAGATGATGAACATGGCCAGTGGTAAAATGAAGAATTTCCTGCTGCGTAAGTTTTTTGCTAAAAGCTGGGGAGACAACAGAGAGCTGCCGGTATTTGCTGCCAAGTCTTTCAATCAGCAGTGGAAAGAACGAAAAGGTTAA
- a CDS encoding DUF3109 family protein, translating into MIIIDDKYISDELVEEQFVCNLSACKGACCVAGDCGAPLDKAETKTLKKIYPQIKSYLRPEGIEEIERTGTNTTDKEYGYVTPIVNNGICAYASVDANGIVGCGIEKAYNDGVIDFKKPVSCHLYPIRITKYESFEAVNYDRWDICKPACKNGKALKVPVYRFLKEAIIRKYGTEFYEVLDKIATKKY; encoded by the coding sequence ATGATCATCATTGACGATAAATACATTAGTGACGAATTAGTTGAGGAGCAGTTTGTATGCAATCTGTCTGCCTGTAAAGGCGCCTGCTGCGTAGCCGGCGACTGCGGTGCTCCGCTGGATAAAGCCGAAACCAAAACCCTGAAAAAAATATATCCGCAGATCAAATCCTATCTCCGCCCCGAAGGCATTGAAGAGATAGAACGCACCGGCACCAACACCACCGACAAAGAATACGGATATGTAACACCGATTGTCAACAATGGTATCTGTGCCTATGCAAGTGTAGATGCCAACGGCATCGTGGGCTGCGGCATAGAAAAAGCTTACAACGACGGCGTAATCGATTTTAAAAAACCCGTCTCCTGTCATCTGTATCCTATACGTATTACCAAATACGAATCCTTTGAAGCGGTTAATTACGACCGCTGGGATATATGCAAACCTGCCTGTAAAAATGGTAAAGCACTGAAAGTGCCTGTGTACCGTTTTCTGAAAGAAGCTATCATCAGAAAATACGGCACGGAATTTTATGAAGTCCTAGATAAAATTGCTACCAAAAAGTATTGA
- a CDS encoding single-stranded DNA-binding protein, whose product MRGVNKVILIGNLGRDPDVQFLEGNIAVAKFSLATTETFKDRAGKLISQTEWHTVVLWRGLAELAQKYLHKGSLVYIEGRLRTRSWEDKEGNKKFATEVVGDNLVMLDKRMDLNSTDHPIPHHSSTGSSTGENFAGNMEIPPSLNEPADDLPF is encoded by the coding sequence ATGAGAGGTGTTAACAAAGTAATCCTGATAGGCAATTTAGGCAGAGACCCGGACGTTCAGTTTCTTGAAGGAAATATCGCGGTAGCGAAATTTTCACTGGCAACCACAGAGACCTTTAAGGACAGAGCCGGAAAACTCATTTCGCAAACAGAATGGCATACCGTAGTGCTTTGGCGGGGATTGGCCGAACTGGCACAGAAATACCTGCACAAAGGCAGCCTCGTATACATTGAAGGTCGTTTACGCACCCGCAGCTGGGAAGACAAGGAAGGCAATAAAAAATTTGCTACTGAAGTTGTAGGAGACAACCTGGTTATGCTGGATAAACGCATGGACCTCAATAGCACTGATCACCCCATACCTCACCATAGCAGTACAGGATCGTCAACCGGAGAAAATTTCGCTGGTAACATGGAAATACCCCCTTCGTTGAACGAGCCCGCAGACGATCTGCCGTTTTAG
- the gldD gene encoding gliding motility lipoprotein GldD — MPYLKGKGILLSLLTVLFAVACNTPPTPKPRGFFLMKFPEKKYRTFDVPGYPYTFEYPVYANVVKDTAFFGEKPENPYWINLDFPTLNGKIYLSYKIIGENNNTFQKLVDDAFKMTYKHTYKAEYIDENKIHTPNHVAGTFYEVGGNAASAKQFFATDSVRHFLRGALYFYAPPQADSLAPANEFLEKDMWHLVETLRWR; from the coding sequence ATGCCATACTTAAAAGGAAAGGGCATCCTACTATCCCTGCTGACAGTCCTCTTCGCTGTGGCCTGTAACACACCGCCTACTCCTAAACCAAGGGGTTTCTTCCTCATGAAGTTTCCCGAAAAAAAATACCGCACCTTCGATGTGCCCGGTTATCCGTACACTTTCGAATATCCGGTATATGCCAATGTGGTAAAGGACACAGCCTTCTTCGGGGAAAAACCGGAAAACCCTTACTGGATCAACCTCGACTTCCCTACCCTCAATGGTAAAATCTATCTGAGCTATAAAATCATCGGCGAAAACAACAATACCTTCCAGAAACTGGTGGATGATGCTTTTAAAATGACTTATAAGCACACCTACAAGGCGGAATATATAGACGAAAATAAAATCCATACCCCGAACCATGTAGCCGGCACTTTCTATGAAGTAGGCGGCAACGCCGCTTCGGCCAAACAATTTTTCGCTACCGACTCTGTCCGGCACTTCCTGCGGGGTGCGCTCTACTTCTATGCTCCCCCTCAGGCCGATTCCCTGGCACCCGCCAATGAATTCCTCGAAAAAGATATGTGGCATCTGGTGGAAACCCTCCGCTGGAGATAA
- a CDS encoding energy transducer TonB encodes MPDKDAHNKPNVSAELIRQYLAGELNDKAMHDLERQALDDPFLADALEGYALHNPDQQVHQDELMARLADRVAPRKTVVRPMYTRWAAAAAILLLLFTGGWFLFHEQHRKVTEVSLAQANNNVVSQETPAATSSTVPAPAAAPTVATTEKPTNKKDGYVQQQQQHTVPATIQAEMAAPAADVIARDDKQVTEAAEEKKLKREPALMLKKAAPAESPLLAASPAMVPPPPAEPAKDYEHTLAKASREDSQRMSNGYLGNYAASEAVQGKASGMVVMSKRRAGVQMPYDTLPAPVTGRIAYQQYLQSHTINPENKFDGVVTLTFTVMPDSTLQEITVVKSLNAACDAEAIRVVKEGPAWKPASDGKPARVTLEVIFKVKAD; translated from the coding sequence ATGCCTGACAAGGACGCACATAACAAGCCCAACGTAAGCGCCGAGCTTATCCGCCAGTACCTGGCCGGAGAGCTGAATGACAAGGCCATGCACGACCTGGAACGTCAGGCGCTGGATGACCCGTTCCTGGCAGACGCACTGGAAGGTTATGCCTTGCACAACCCTGACCAGCAGGTTCATCAGGATGAACTGATGGCCCGTTTGGCCGATCGGGTGGCGCCGCGCAAAACAGTGGTCCGGCCAATGTATACCCGCTGGGCTGCCGCTGCGGCTATTTTGTTGCTGTTATTTACCGGAGGCTGGTTCCTGTTCCACGAACAGCACCGGAAAGTAACCGAAGTATCCCTTGCCCAGGCTAATAATAATGTTGTCAGCCAGGAAACGCCTGCTGCTACTTCTTCTACTGTACCGGCGCCTGCTGCCGCACCTACAGTTGCAACAACAGAAAAACCCACTAATAAAAAAGATGGATATGTGCAGCAGCAACAGCAACATACTGTTCCCGCTACCATTCAGGCTGAAATGGCTGCACCTGCAGCGGATGTAATAGCCCGTGATGATAAACAGGTAACGGAAGCTGCAGAAGAGAAAAAGTTAAAACGGGAGCCTGCACTGATGCTTAAAAAGGCAGCTCCGGCAGAAAGTCCGTTACTGGCCGCCAGCCCTGCCATGGTACCTCCGCCGCCAGCAGAGCCAGCGAAGGATTATGAACACACGCTGGCAAAGGCTTCCAGAGAAGATAGCCAGCGAATGAGCAATGGGTATCTGGGTAACTATGCGGCATCTGAAGCAGTACAAGGGAAAGCCTCCGGAATGGTGGTGATGTCTAAAAGACGGGCAGGCGTACAAATGCCCTATGATACCCTTCCTGCACCGGTTACTGGCCGTATCGCTTATCAACAGTATCTGCAAAGTCATACCATCAATCCGGAAAATAAGTTTGACGGAGTGGTCACACTCACTTTTACTGTAATGCCTGACAGTACCTTACAGGAGATTACGGTAGTCAAAAGCCTGAATGCTGCCTGCGATGCAGAAGCAATCCGGGTGGTGAAGGAAGGTCCGGCATGGAAGCCAGCATCAGATGGAAAACCTGCCAGGGTTACACTGGAGGTGATATTTAAAGTGAAAGCGGATTAA
- a CDS encoding tetratricopeptide repeat protein, whose translation MRKSQVLLVGAAVALLVVLYAFGRTIPRSDKQAMSTAAPMQGGQGVEPIAFSELLETAKGKIPAEKLLQINTIETNVIRGDVNAQQIAAYKQLYNTWDSLNQLPVAAYYLGQAAKLENSEKSLTFAANLFLAHLQHAQDPRIAKWEADQATALFDQAILLNPANDTLKMSQAMVYMNTGEPMKGVAKMKEVVAKNPDNIDAQVTLANLAIRSGQFDKAIERLEGVMQKHPDDAKVLFVLAESYRSKGNTKKALELFEKSKQAMKDPELKKEVDNYIKDIR comes from the coding sequence ATGCGAAAGTCACAAGTTCTCCTGGTTGGTGCCGCTGTAGCACTATTGGTGGTTTTATATGCCTTTGGCCGAACTATCCCCCGGTCAGATAAGCAAGCTATGTCAACTGCCGCTCCTATGCAGGGCGGACAGGGTGTAGAGCCTATTGCCTTTTCCGAGCTGCTGGAAACGGCTAAAGGGAAAATTCCTGCTGAAAAATTATTACAGATCAACACAATTGAGACCAACGTTATACGTGGTGATGTGAATGCCCAGCAAATAGCTGCGTACAAACAATTGTATAACACCTGGGACAGCCTAAACCAGCTGCCCGTAGCTGCTTATTATCTCGGACAAGCCGCTAAGTTGGAAAATTCCGAAAAAAGCCTCACCTTTGCAGCCAATTTGTTTCTGGCACACCTGCAACACGCTCAGGATCCAAGGATAGCAAAATGGGAAGCCGACCAGGCAACCGCCCTGTTTGATCAGGCAATTCTGCTGAATCCGGCCAACGACACCCTGAAGATGTCGCAAGCTATGGTGTATATGAACACCGGCGAACCGATGAAGGGAGTGGCAAAGATGAAAGAGGTGGTCGCCAAAAATCCTGATAACATCGACGCACAGGTTACATTGGCTAACCTGGCCATTAGATCAGGCCAGTTCGATAAAGCCATCGAAAGACTGGAAGGTGTTATGCAGAAACATCCGGATGATGCCAAAGTACTGTTTGTACTGGCTGAATCCTACAGAAGCAAAGGGAACACTAAAAAAGCACTGGAATTGTTTGAAAAAAGCAAACAGGCTATGAAAGACCCGGAGCTGAAAAAAGAAGTTGATAATTATATCAAAGATATCCGATAA